The Candidatus Bathyarchaeota archaeon genomic interval AAAGAATATTATGGGAAAGAAAGGTACAAAAAAGGGAGCAGTAGACTCCAAGATACGCGCTGCGTTCAAAGAGGTCTATCTATGAAACCCTCTTCCCAGCAAATCAAATTATAGGCGTTAGTCTTTCAAGGGTTCATCAGGACAAAAGAAGTAGAAATACTATTACAGGGGTTAGAAAACTACATGGGCTACGATTACACTAAGGACGAGTAAAATAGCTCCCCCTAGAACGAACTCTGGCCTTATCTTTATGCCATATGCCTCGTCCTGAAAGAAGCGCATCAGTCCCGCACTAGAAGCAGGCATAGATGGAGTGCTCTCTTTTTTCTTCTTGCTCATTTAAGCATCTCTTTTCTTGAATGGAGACTAGGAGAAAAAGGTTTGGTTTAGTCTACTGTTATTAACCTCTCATGAAATCTGTAAGACTGATCTGTTTATCAAGCTGTTCCTTTACATCCTCTTCTTCACGGAAAAGTGATTGGAGCTCTTCGTTTACGAGGAACAGCCTATCGCTATAATAGCTATCTAAGTCAAACTGTTGTACGAGGTTCAGAGCGGGAGAAACGTATTTCTTAATGCCTCCTTTGTACACGGTGAGGCTTAGCTTGCCACCGCAGCGAAGGCATACCCCTTTAAGTGGGACCCGCCGGTACTTCCGGTTGCAGCCCATGCAACGGAACTTCTGACTGGTGAAAGCCCTGAGGTTTCCGAAGATATCCTTCATGAAATGACTTGTTATCACCTTGAGCGCGACGACCTCAG includes:
- a CDS encoding preprotein translocase subunit Sec61beta translates to MSKKKKESTPSMPASSAGLMRFFQDEAYGIKIRPEFVLGGAILLVLSVIVAHVVF